The Rhizobium sp. BG4 genome has a window encoding:
- the virB11 gene encoding P-type DNA transfer ATPase VirB11, which yields MNAHPSISAEQHFLSEALEPIRQFLDDPAVVEISCQRSNEIWLERIGQLSMVRQEVEGLDQEAIRHMASRAASFTKQTINAENPLLSATLTNGERVQFVLNPTSATGHVFSIRKQFIRRFDLDDYEKAGAFRFTKVTGDDYIDDVDIELSRLLRAGQARAFLQLAAINHRSMLISGGTSTGKTTFLNTMLTAIPDHERFILMQDTAELEPRQENVVSLLVSKGAQGEARVTMTDLLASALRLRPDRIFMGELRGDEAFDFLNAINTGHPGSMSTIHANSPHHAFNRLSTLVLNSNVRMERDDIIRYIRSIIPIVVQLKKSDAAGGRGVSEIYFADEVDEDGKRIHGRRG from the coding sequence ATGAACGCGCACCCATCGATCTCCGCCGAGCAGCACTTTCTCTCCGAGGCGCTCGAACCCATCAGGCAGTTTCTCGACGATCCCGCGGTGGTCGAGATTTCCTGCCAGCGCAGCAATGAGATCTGGCTCGAGCGGATCGGCCAGCTCAGCATGGTCAGGCAAGAGGTCGAAGGGCTCGATCAGGAGGCGATCCGCCATATGGCGTCGCGCGCGGCCTCGTTCACGAAACAGACCATCAATGCTGAGAATCCACTGCTGTCGGCAACGCTCACCAACGGTGAGCGCGTCCAGTTCGTGCTCAATCCGACATCTGCCACCGGACATGTTTTTTCCATCCGCAAACAATTCATCCGGCGATTCGATCTCGACGACTATGAGAAAGCAGGCGCCTTCCGCTTCACGAAGGTTACGGGTGACGACTATATCGACGACGTCGATATTGAGTTGTCACGCCTGCTGCGGGCGGGACAGGCGCGCGCCTTTCTGCAGCTCGCGGCGATCAACCATCGCAGCATGCTGATCTCCGGTGGCACCTCGACCGGCAAGACGACCTTCCTTAATACAATGCTGACGGCGATCCCAGACCACGAGCGCTTCATTCTCATGCAGGATACGGCGGAGCTGGAACCGCGCCAGGAAAACGTCGTCTCGCTGCTGGTCTCGAAGGGCGCCCAGGGCGAGGCGCGAGTGACGATGACCGACCTTTTGGCCTCCGCACTTCGTCTCAGGCCAGACCGGATCTTCATGGGCGAGCTTCGTGGCGACGAGGCATTCGACTTCCTGAATGCGATCAACACCGGCCATCCGGGATCGATGTCGACCATTCATGCGAACTCGCCGCATCACGCGTTCAACCGGCTATCGACGCTGGTGCTGAACAGCAACGTCCGCATGGAGCGCGACGATATCATCCGCTACATCCGCTCGATCATACCGATCGTGGTGCAGTTGAAGAAGAGCGATGCCGCCGGCGGCCGCGGTGTCAGCGAGATCTATTTTGCCGACGAGGTGGACGAAGATGGCAAGCGTATCCACGGACGCAGAGGCTGA
- a CDS encoding type IV secretory system conjugative DNA transfer family protein gives MASVSTDAEAERPKWTRLQEVSAFTFPVAVLGAVLVWLMFFTLIYDAYVTSFGSTSYYDYVGQAPIPDGMAYTWSIIRTQNTIGLSILALVLASPFLFFLLSLWMLKAGRGLSRKILYLLHVRSMFTLIAHTALIFAAAYAAVIVYGTAFYLVASKAGGLTSVADYYGAHLAAMYQAPFGATDAAGTFQRPSRQTVFAALAGLAAAGALVGFPIGAAIQKRQRMVMGKARLATLKDAADFRLRDKHGIVLGLKQGLLLRNDGDQHVMVIGSPGQGKSRGFVIPTMMSFKGSQMVLDMSGELFEETSGYLKDQGYEIFLLAPGSKFTDGYNPLDLISADPNQRITDLQKLTQMLLPGRLRSDSSDFWEESARILLTAMLGFVLECPDTRKSLSELYRILNSMSDERKAIIQLLENYEAVLSDQTRMQLTKFAGRHEKLGEGIAAEIVAKLNFLQNPLVEALTSITTIPIDTIRKRKLVIFIQADWNAMQIYERLISMFIQQMADKLVHMGPLRNGEHEVLMMLDEFGNGGRIDTVLTLAPLIRKNGVRFVFILQDGAQLERLYQRSGQKILMGASTIKLFMNFQNQEDAAAVSAAAGRTTEWVEQSSYSHRHGRRQRSISKVPVSVDLLPVNTLMMMKPEEAILQVTGMPLMRIMKLDSGGERMFSKVRKFKPVTRPCIQPVEWTMADSESFAAPQPESAPSGRTQSRLPVVGMDIDLGAVNRPNRPQHIRFIVKEGVRHVYISSLDELRQRLDLDETREAGRTEEQLRDAEQTAAQKKQHSATGGREGDRGAARGSDTIRVDDAHIELDQAKLDRSVYSGSPRGSRNRAQRSSDVQDEAGDLPTSAILRRQDVRGAFGTDSKALNDAIFEQTDAGSFDPIELNADVELLIGTLSERLTEDSSKAFVREFVDRARDPLREEGPQHDEAEDPFA, from the coding sequence ATGGCAAGCGTATCCACGGACGCAGAGGCTGAACGCCCGAAGTGGACGAGGCTTCAAGAGGTCTCGGCCTTCACCTTTCCGGTCGCCGTTCTAGGCGCCGTGCTGGTCTGGCTGATGTTCTTCACGCTGATATACGACGCCTATGTCACATCCTTCGGGTCGACCTCCTATTACGACTATGTCGGGCAGGCGCCCATTCCAGATGGCATGGCCTACACATGGTCGATCATTCGCACGCAAAACACCATCGGGCTCTCAATCCTGGCGCTCGTTCTGGCTTCGCCGTTTCTCTTTTTCCTGTTGAGCCTCTGGATGCTGAAAGCGGGCAGGGGGCTGTCGCGCAAGATCCTCTACCTCTTGCACGTGAGGTCGATGTTCACCCTGATTGCCCATACGGCACTGATATTCGCTGCGGCCTATGCCGCTGTTATTGTGTACGGCACGGCTTTTTATCTCGTTGCAAGCAAAGCCGGCGGGTTAACCAGCGTAGCGGACTATTATGGCGCCCACCTTGCGGCCATGTATCAGGCACCCTTCGGAGCCACCGACGCGGCCGGGACGTTTCAGCGGCCCTCACGGCAGACTGTGTTCGCCGCTCTCGCCGGTCTGGCGGCGGCCGGCGCCCTGGTCGGATTTCCAATCGGGGCAGCGATCCAGAAGCGCCAGCGCATGGTCATGGGCAAGGCACGGCTGGCGACCCTGAAAGATGCCGCTGATTTCCGGCTGCGTGACAAGCACGGCATCGTTCTCGGTCTCAAGCAAGGCCTCCTTCTGCGTAATGACGGCGATCAGCATGTGATGGTCATCGGTTCGCCGGGACAGGGGAAGTCACGCGGCTTCGTCATCCCGACGATGATGAGTTTCAAGGGATCGCAGATGGTCCTCGACATGAGCGGTGAGCTTTTCGAGGAGACGTCGGGCTATCTCAAGGATCAGGGCTACGAGATTTTTCTGCTGGCCCCGGGCTCCAAGTTTACGGACGGCTATAACCCGCTCGATCTGATCAGCGCCGACCCAAATCAGCGGATCACTGACCTGCAGAAGCTGACGCAGATGTTGCTGCCCGGGCGTCTGCGCTCCGATTCCTCCGACTTCTGGGAAGAGAGCGCCAGGATCCTGCTGACGGCGATGCTCGGCTTCGTGCTCGAATGCCCCGATACCCGAAAATCGCTGAGCGAGCTCTACCGCATCCTCAATTCGATGTCGGACGAACGCAAGGCGATCATCCAGCTCCTCGAAAATTACGAGGCCGTTCTTTCCGATCAGACTCGCATGCAGCTCACCAAGTTCGCGGGCCGGCATGAAAAGCTTGGAGAGGGAATCGCGGCGGAGATCGTCGCCAAGCTCAATTTTCTCCAGAACCCCTTGGTCGAGGCCCTGACCTCTATCACCACGATCCCGATCGACACGATCAGAAAGCGCAAATTGGTAATCTTCATCCAGGCCGACTGGAATGCGATGCAGATCTACGAGCGGCTGATTTCGATGTTCATCCAGCAAATGGCCGATAAGCTTGTGCACATGGGACCGTTGCGCAACGGAGAGCACGAAGTGCTGATGATGCTCGACGAGTTCGGTAATGGCGGGCGCATAGACACCGTGCTCACGCTTGCGCCGTTGATCCGCAAGAACGGCGTTCGCTTCGTCTTTATCCTGCAAGACGGTGCGCAGCTCGAACGGCTGTATCAGCGGTCAGGGCAGAAGATCCTGATGGGCGCGTCCACGATCAAGCTGTTCATGAACTTCCAGAACCAGGAAGACGCCGCCGCCGTCTCTGCCGCAGCCGGCAGGACGACCGAGTGGGTCGAGCAGTCCTCTTACTCCCATCGCCATGGTCGCAGACAACGATCCATCTCGAAGGTGCCAGTGTCCGTCGACCTTCTCCCCGTCAACACGCTGATGATGATGAAGCCGGAGGAGGCGATCCTCCAGGTCACCGGCATGCCGCTCATGCGCATCATGAAACTGGACTCGGGCGGCGAGCGGATGTTCTCGAAGGTGCGGAAGTTCAAGCCGGTGACCAGACCCTGCATCCAGCCGGTCGAATGGACGATGGCCGACAGCGAATCCTTCGCGGCGCCGCAGCCTGAATCCGCTCCATCAGGTAGAACGCAGAGCCGGTTGCCGGTCGTTGGGATGGACATCGATCTGGGCGCGGTCAATCGGCCGAACCGGCCACAGCACATTCGGTTTATTGTCAAAGAGGGTGTGCGACACGTCTATATCTCGTCGCTCGACGAACTGCGTCAGCGTCTGGATCTCGACGAAACGCGCGAGGCCGGCCGCACAGAGGAACAACTGCGAGACGCAGAGCAGACTGCGGCGCAGAAAAAGCAACACTCTGCAACAGGCGGCCGCGAAGGAGACCGCGGCGCAGCGCGCGGTTCCGACACCATCCGGGTCGACGACGCCCATATCGAGCTGGATCAGGCAAAGTTGGACCGCAGTGTGTATTCTGGCTCTCCACGAGGATCACGGAATCGAGCTCAACGGAGTTCGGATGTTCAGGATGAGGCTGGAGATCTCCCCACCTCAGCTATTCTACGGCGACAAGATGTGCGTGGCGCATTCGGTACGGACAGCAAGGCCCTGAACGACGCAATCTTTGAGCAGACGGATGCAGGCTCGTTCGACCCGATAGAGTTGAATGCAGATGTCGAGCTCTTGATCGGAACCCTCTCCGAGCGCCTCACGGAAGATAGCTCGAAAGCATTTGTGCGCGAATTTGTCGACCGCGCTCGCGATCCGCTGCGCGAAGAGGGTCCGCAACACGACGAGGCAGAAGACCCGTTTGCGTAG
- a CDS encoding helix-turn-helix transcriptional regulator: MSRLKDDHTDQVSNGIDLTSLSFQERLAIGLMRLKAQRRLTNKDLADQLGVSEAYMSQVTRGMRDVKLSTLDKMQREWNVTIEELFRISESDLARIAAWRTRRTKKKTSDEPT, translated from the coding sequence ATGTCGCGGTTGAAGGACGATCACACCGATCAAGTTTCGAATGGGATTGATCTGACGTCTCTCTCCTTCCAGGAACGGCTCGCCATCGGCCTGATGCGGTTGAAGGCTCAACGTCGGTTGACAAACAAGGATCTGGCCGACCAACTTGGCGTGTCGGAAGCATACATGTCGCAAGTCACCCGCGGCATGCGGGATGTCAAGCTGTCGACCCTCGACAAGATGCAGCGCGAGTGGAATGTGACGATCGAGGAGTTGTTCAGAATCTCGGAAAGTGATCTTGCTCGGATCGCCGCGTGGCGAACCCGTCGGACGAAAAAGAAAACCTCCGACGAGCCGACGTAA
- a CDS encoding thermonuclease family protein, translating into MKLVSLSILFLTMTVAATTAQVRPAEIPRQIYGKVQVVDATTLEFRKGAETVRLAGYEAPRLEQTATSDGVDWPAGQVSRAWMILRTLGQDVNCAPIARDANGVILAHCFVGETNLAATAIAEGIGYAFNYRGEPQVPAYFDIERKARGLGYGVWSSPDLLPPWLYTASTANGEKARASTSEPDTSLPLPLPVIPTKSPNTHDVHGG; encoded by the coding sequence ATGAAACTTGTTTCGCTGTCGATCTTGTTTTTGACGATGACAGTGGCGGCCACGACGGCACAAGTCCGGCCAGCTGAGATCCCGCGCCAGATTTATGGAAAAGTCCAGGTCGTCGATGCGACCACCCTCGAATTCAGAAAGGGCGCGGAGACCGTCCGGCTTGCGGGATACGAAGCACCTCGCCTCGAACAGACAGCAACGAGCGACGGCGTCGACTGGCCGGCCGGTCAGGTCTCGCGGGCCTGGATGATCCTTCGTACGCTTGGGCAAGACGTCAACTGCGCACCGATTGCTCGCGACGCCAACGGCGTGATCCTCGCACACTGCTTTGTCGGAGAGACAAACCTCGCCGCCACGGCGATCGCAGAAGGGATCGGCTATGCATTCAATTACCGTGGCGAACCTCAGGTTCCCGCCTATTTCGATATCGAGAGGAAGGCGCGCGGCCTCGGATACGGCGTCTGGTCATCGCCAGATCTCCTTCCGCCCTGGCTATATACCGCGTCGACAGCGAATGGGGAGAAAGCCAGGGCTTCCACATCGGAACCCGACACCAGCTTGCCCCTGCCTTTGCCTGTTATCCCGACCAAGTCACCCAATACCCACGACGTGCATGGAGGTTGA
- a CDS encoding thermonuclease family protein: MLMSALAASGLFAGMSITPMLAGSNLAELPRSQAPIIPVQAIENKAAAADSHESDGTEFAPFPGQAQFETGDTWISGGRRYRLYGLQACLRGTSITISPGVVRDCGELNLIMVQALINDTKPVCTTIKDIDQNNAVVGCQTTTGKRRYDLATYMIAEGWGFAAVDTAGQLIVPGYRVAEESARSARAGLWGYSDMPHPVAILAGRGSEKR; the protein is encoded by the coding sequence ATGTTGATGTCGGCGCTCGCAGCCTCTGGCCTTTTTGCAGGCATGTCCATCACACCCATGCTCGCCGGCTCGAACCTCGCAGAACTTCCTCGCTCCCAAGCTCCGATTATCCCGGTCCAGGCGATTGAGAACAAAGCGGCCGCCGCGGATAGCCACGAAAGCGATGGGACCGAATTCGCGCCTTTTCCAGGACAGGCGCAGTTCGAAACCGGCGACACCTGGATTTCCGGCGGGCGGCGATATCGTCTCTATGGTCTGCAGGCGTGTTTGCGCGGAACCTCCATCACAATATCTCCTGGCGTTGTCAGGGATTGCGGCGAGCTCAACCTGATCATGGTCCAGGCGTTGATTAATGATACGAAGCCCGTCTGCACAACCATCAAGGATATAGATCAGAACAATGCCGTCGTCGGCTGCCAGACGACAACAGGCAAACGGCGCTATGACCTGGCAACGTACATGATCGCTGAGGGATGGGGATTCGCCGCCGTCGATACCGCCGGGCAATTAATCGTTCCCGGATACAGGGTAGCGGAAGAGAGCGCACGATCGGCGCGCGCCGGCCTGTGGGGCTATTCGGATATGCCTCACCCAGTCGCTATCCTCGCAGGTCGAGGGAGCGAAAAACGATGA
- a CDS encoding nuclease, with protein MRDESMNPGARRLVQILFCTIACATNGVALAAEEDAISRFVDYYQKAYAEGRDLVPAPQKPLDIPSMADRLDLQSITPEGALSGSAFLAADGTVIKLAGVQGCLSTEKMEFAGLQTLCSMVSLAGLTAMLEEAEAGAGNAFPCHFLGQNAGSPTVLFAECFFMKDGETQSLSQVLISTGVAFAARDRSGPPLFPEYAQAEEVAQKARAGIWARPHFLHPYGERYRANPLMN; from the coding sequence ATGAGGGACGAAAGCATGAATCCCGGCGCACGACGGCTCGTTCAAATCCTCTTCTGCACCATTGCATGCGCGACAAACGGAGTGGCGCTTGCGGCCGAAGAGGATGCCATCTCAAGATTTGTCGATTACTATCAAAAGGCCTACGCGGAGGGGCGCGATCTGGTCCCTGCCCCGCAAAAGCCCCTCGATATCCCCTCAATGGCCGACCGGCTCGACCTCCAATCTATCACGCCTGAAGGCGCACTGAGCGGAAGCGCGTTCCTCGCCGCCGACGGTACCGTCATTAAATTGGCAGGCGTCCAAGGCTGCCTCTCGACCGAGAAGATGGAATTTGCCGGCCTGCAGACCTTATGCTCTATGGTCTCGCTCGCCGGTCTAACTGCCATGCTCGAGGAGGCTGAGGCTGGCGCCGGCAACGCTTTCCCGTGCCATTTCCTCGGTCAGAATGCCGGCTCGCCGACCGTCCTTTTTGCCGAATGCTTCTTCATGAAGGACGGTGAAACACAATCGCTGTCCCAAGTGCTCATCAGCACCGGAGTAGCGTTCGCGGCACGCGATCGTTCGGGCCCGCCACTGTTTCCGGAATATGCACAGGCAGAGGAAGTCGCGCAGAAGGCAAGAGCCGGAATATGGGCGAGACCGCATTTCCTACATCCTTACGGTGAGCGCTACCGCGCCAATCCCTTGATGAACTGA
- a CDS encoding ParA family protein, protein MAVKPLSLAISTFKGGAGKSTLNVNLAAEFAQQGHRTLLIDCDEQESSTRWYNVSMKRGLLPTDGTLLHLRVAPGDRFRDRLADAPEADIRIYDVGGYVHQRAIEVYHECDAVLIPIIPEPTAATSAIKVATILKEISKKRAAGPIPYAAIWNYVDMIALKHNRSLPEVHAILTSGRIPMVETVIRKSNHFSDVGAGFGSLYSKLASIENSSSLTPSAKRRASESVLDAIDLVKKINNEFIGLLQAEAA, encoded by the coding sequence ATGGCAGTTAAACCCCTTTCCCTAGCGATCTCGACGTTCAAGGGCGGTGCCGGCAAGTCAACCCTGAACGTCAATCTCGCAGCCGAGTTCGCGCAGCAGGGACATCGAACGCTCCTGATTGATTGCGACGAGCAGGAGTCATCGACGCGCTGGTACAATGTCTCAATGAAGCGCGGGCTGCTCCCGACGGACGGCACGTTGCTGCATCTGCGAGTCGCACCTGGCGACAGGTTTCGCGACCGCCTGGCCGATGCACCTGAAGCGGATATCCGTATCTATGACGTCGGCGGCTACGTGCATCAACGGGCTATCGAGGTCTATCACGAGTGCGATGCCGTCCTCATTCCGATCATCCCCGAGCCGACCGCTGCCACGTCTGCAATCAAGGTGGCGACGATCCTGAAGGAAATATCCAAAAAGCGCGCTGCAGGGCCGATCCCCTATGCGGCCATCTGGAATTACGTCGACATGATCGCGCTCAAGCACAACAGGTCACTTCCCGAGGTTCATGCGATCCTGACGAGCGGCCGGATTCCAATGGTGGAGACGGTCATCCGGAAAAGCAACCATTTCAGCGATGTCGGAGCCGGTTTCGGCTCGCTCTATTCCAAGCTGGCAAGTATCGAGAACAGTTCCTCGCTCACCCCATCGGCAAAGCGGCGAGCATCCGAGAGCGTGCTCGACGCGATTGATCTCGTGAAGAAGATCAACAACGAATTCATCGGCCTACTGCAGGCGGAAGCGGCCTAA
- a CDS encoding relaxase/mobilization nuclease domain-containing protein — translation MMNDMSKSRFASRSEGRRLPSYFELIEDELRRRGGGGGAARTRPPLAKAGFPKGKHPGAASAFSRASGNDAVVVKVLSYGAGAASARNVLAYQSKEEKAQDQDGREVTDLREAVRSWEREFDNRKGSQDILRLTYELENANRDDIARALASLAKDGFRLHGDTDRTYAFSVSEGVKGRTRLQFALIIAHEKKDRSDRSSANRVPADIENVRAIDDRLDTALRNARITPVSRYPAEFSSGPKGLTATLHAMQRAGAEVTISTKARIEERLGRSGRYELGEARREVTTRDHKELTAEGRTVGVLMQTRQPRDFMHLLLSGPANVDRDQFILAGRDFLRDQFAGHRFAYAVHNRHDREKHPHLHVIVALRNASGRTLSPNIRDFTEWRVRFAEKARERGIPIDRQKRIERAGPPPVKRWEWEMFRRMGATAPGNVVDKVLARMRDTPTAPKRQDARMRLKRGQRSVGHVIEMLEKVARDRSAPSTARDLSHDLSVGLRREYQRLETAIREGRDPTGEKGEEHMLRSAPISSAQARAAKETLANAALSVATKIANPSDRLIFEQAARIIGKVVGLQLDSRVAKNRDRAEIGKDKRTSDSLATKSATGRDHVAEQGVGNKSSSNRAVDQLRIARSNAEHDIPEKGRPDHQRNQQRDREIPKSIKLRPPEEKDRDHGR, via the coding sequence ATGATGAACGACATGTCCAAAAGTCGCTTCGCGTCTAGGTCCGAAGGCCGCCGGCTGCCGAGCTACTTCGAGCTTATCGAAGACGAGCTCCGGCGCCGAGGCGGAGGCGGCGGTGCGGCTAGAACACGTCCACCGTTGGCAAAGGCTGGATTTCCCAAGGGCAAACATCCCGGCGCTGCCTCGGCTTTCAGTCGTGCTTCTGGCAACGATGCGGTTGTCGTTAAAGTCCTGTCTTATGGGGCGGGCGCGGCGTCAGCGCGCAACGTGCTCGCCTATCAGAGCAAGGAAGAGAAAGCGCAAGACCAGGATGGCCGTGAGGTTACTGATCTGCGAGAGGCTGTCCGCTCCTGGGAGCGCGAGTTTGACAACCGAAAAGGCAGTCAGGATATTCTTCGCCTGACCTACGAACTGGAGAATGCCAATCGCGACGATATCGCTCGTGCTCTTGCTTCTCTGGCAAAAGATGGTTTCCGCCTGCATGGCGACACAGATCGAACCTACGCGTTCAGTGTCAGCGAAGGCGTGAAGGGAAGAACTCGTCTGCAGTTTGCGCTCATCATCGCTCACGAAAAGAAAGACAGGTCGGATCGAAGCAGCGCGAACCGGGTACCTGCGGACATAGAGAATGTTCGGGCGATTGACGATCGACTGGACACGGCTCTGCGTAACGCCAGGATCACTCCGGTTTCGCGCTATCCGGCGGAGTTTTCCTCCGGACCCAAAGGCCTGACGGCAACCTTGCATGCGATGCAACGGGCAGGAGCGGAGGTCACGATTTCCACAAAGGCACGCATCGAGGAGCGGCTTGGCAGGAGTGGCCGTTATGAACTCGGCGAGGCGCGGCGCGAAGTCACGACCAGGGACCACAAGGAACTGACCGCGGAAGGCAGAACGGTTGGGGTCCTCATGCAAACCCGCCAACCGCGGGATTTTATGCACCTCTTGCTCTCAGGACCAGCCAATGTGGATCGTGACCAGTTCATCCTCGCTGGCCGAGATTTCCTGCGGGATCAGTTCGCGGGGCATCGTTTTGCCTATGCTGTCCACAATCGTCACGACCGTGAAAAGCACCCGCACCTGCATGTGATCGTCGCACTGCGCAATGCCAGTGGGAGGACGCTCAGCCCCAACATCCGCGACTTCACTGAATGGCGCGTTCGCTTTGCCGAAAAGGCGCGAGAGCGTGGTATCCCGATCGATCGTCAGAAGCGCATCGAGCGCGCCGGACCACCGCCGGTGAAACGATGGGAATGGGAGATGTTCCGGCGGATGGGCGCAACGGCGCCTGGCAACGTCGTTGATAAGGTCTTGGCAAGAATGCGTGACACTCCGACCGCACCAAAGCGCCAGGATGCTCGGATGCGGCTCAAGAGGGGTCAACGGTCCGTCGGACATGTCATCGAGATGTTGGAGAAAGTCGCAAGAGATCGATCGGCCCCCAGCACCGCGCGCGATCTTAGTCACGATCTGTCCGTAGGGCTTCGTCGCGAATACCAACGGCTTGAAACGGCGATTCGCGAGGGTCGCGATCCCACAGGAGAGAAAGGCGAAGAGCATATGCTGCGATCCGCCCCCATCAGTTCCGCGCAGGCAAGAGCGGCGAAGGAAACACTGGCGAATGCAGCTTTGAGCGTTGCCACCAAGATCGCCAATCCATCTGATCGGTTGATTTTTGAGCAAGCGGCAAGGATCATCGGCAAGGTGGTAGGGCTGCAACTCGATTCCCGCGTCGCGAAAAATCGGGATCGGGCGGAGATTGGCAAGGATAAGCGCACGTCGGACAGCCTTGCGACGAAGTCGGCGACCGGGCGCGACCACGTTGCGGAGCAGGGCGTCGGTAACAAGAGTTCGAGCAACCGTGCTGTTGATCAGTTGCGTATAGCCCGTTCGAACGCCGAGCATGATATCCCTGAGAAAGGTCGGCCAGACCACCAAAGAAACCAACAGCGCGATCGCGAGATACCGAAATCGATTAAGCTGCGCCCGCCGGAGGAAAAAGACCGGGACCACGGTCGGTAA
- the istA gene encoding IS21 family transposase produces MTKRQAAKHFNISRDSVAKMVAYSTPPGYQRRLPIRRPKLDAFVSTIEHWLDEDLKVPRKQRHTAKRVFDRLRDECGFVGGYTIIKDYMRERDQRRQEVFVPLSHPPGHAQADFGEATVVIGDVEQKARFFVLDLPHSDGCYVRAYPAAVAEAWVDGHIHAFTFFGAVPQSIVYDNDRCLVAKILPDGTRKRAALFSGFLSHYLIRDRYGRPGKGNDKGNVEGLVGYARRNFMVPIPQFPTWDAFNTFLEEQCRKRQNDKLRGESETIGERLQRDLAAMRPLPASPFDACDQASTTVTAQSLVRYKTNDYSVPVAYGHQDVWVRGYVDKVVIGCRGEIIARHPRSWEREDVVFDPVHYLPLIEQKINALDQAAPLQGWDLPDEFATLRRLMEGRMAKHGRREYVQVLRLLESFDLADLHAAVKQAIQLGAIGFDAVKHLILCRVERRPPRLDLAIYPYLPRATVEKTSAKAYMRLLSSDAGEAA; encoded by the coding sequence ATGACGAAGCGCCAGGCAGCTAAGCATTTCAACATATCGCGCGACAGCGTGGCCAAGATGGTGGCCTATTCGACGCCGCCCGGCTATCAGCGACGTTTGCCGATCCGGCGTCCGAAGCTGGATGCGTTTGTGTCGACGATCGAGCATTGGCTCGATGAAGACCTGAAGGTGCCGCGCAAGCAACGGCATACTGCCAAGCGTGTGTTCGACCGCCTGCGTGACGAGTGTGGGTTCGTCGGCGGCTACACGATCATCAAGGATTATATGCGCGAGCGTGATCAGCGCCGTCAGGAGGTGTTCGTGCCGCTGTCGCATCCACCCGGCCATGCGCAGGCAGACTTCGGTGAGGCGACGGTGGTGATCGGCGACGTCGAGCAGAAGGCGCGCTTTTTCGTGCTCGATCTGCCACATAGCGACGGCTGCTACGTGCGGGCCTATCCGGCGGCCGTGGCCGAGGCCTGGGTCGATGGCCACATCCATGCATTTACGTTTTTCGGGGCCGTGCCGCAGTCGATCGTCTATGACAACGACCGTTGCCTGGTCGCAAAAATCCTGCCCGACGGCACCCGCAAGCGCGCAGCACTGTTCAGCGGCTTCCTGTCCCACTACCTGATCCGGGATCGCTACGGCCGTCCCGGGAAAGGTAACGATAAAGGGAATGTCGAGGGTCTTGTCGGTTATGCCCGGCGCAACTTCATGGTGCCGATCCCGCAGTTTCCGACATGGGATGCGTTCAATACCTTTCTGGAAGAGCAATGCCGCAAGCGGCAGAACGACAAGCTGCGCGGCGAGAGCGAGACGATTGGCGAACGGTTGCAGCGAGATCTTGCCGCCATGCGTCCCTTGCCGGCGTCGCCTTTCGATGCCTGCGATCAGGCGAGTACAACGGTGACGGCCCAGTCTCTGGTGCGCTACAAGACCAACGACTATTCCGTGCCGGTCGCCTACGGTCATCAGGACGTCTGGGTCAGAGGCTATGTCGACAAAGTTGTGATCGGCTGCCGCGGCGAGATCATTGCTCGTCATCCGCGAAGCTGGGAACGCGAAGATGTTGTCTTCGATCCCGTTCATTATCTGCCGCTGATCGAGCAGAAGATCAATGCGCTGGATCAGGCAGCGCCACTCCAGGGCTGGGATCTGCCGGACGAGTTCGCGACGCTGCGTCGGCTGATGGAAGGCCGTATGGCCAAGCATGGGCGGCGGGAATATGTGCAGGTTCTCCGTCTCCTGGAGAGCTTCGACCTTGCCGACCTGCATGCGGCCGTTAAGCAGGCCATTCAGCTCGGCGCGATCGGCTTCGATGCGGTCAAGCATCTGATCCTGTGCCGGGTCGAGCGCCGGCCACCGCGGTTGGACCTGGCGATCTATCCCTACCTGCCAAGAGCGACGGTCGAGAAGACCTCTGCGAAGGCGTATATGCGCCTTCTGTCGTCTGATGCGGGAGAAGCGGCATGA